The following are from one region of the Luteimonas sp. MC1572 genome:
- a CDS encoding tRNA threonylcarbamoyladenosine dehydratase, producing MDKHWQDRFAGIDRLYGRGAVARFADCHVAVVGLGGVGSWVAEALARSAVGRLTLIDADDLCVSNTNRQLPALEGHYGRAKVEAMAERCRAINPAMTVDALPSFLTPANLDELLDRGYDLVIDACDSFRSKVEAIAWCRRRKLPLITVGSAGGRVDPTLVRVRDLSKTEHDAMLALVRRKLRGEFNFPKGPRRYFSVPAVYSLENVRYPQPDGSVCGLRPQVGGADALNLDCGGGLGAATHITGAFAFAAAGKALEMLLARGQARDA from the coding sequence ATGGACAAGCACTGGCAGGACAGGTTCGCGGGTATCGACCGCCTTTACGGGCGTGGCGCGGTGGCGCGTTTTGCCGACTGCCATGTCGCGGTGGTGGGCCTGGGTGGCGTGGGCTCGTGGGTGGCCGAGGCGCTCGCGCGCAGCGCCGTCGGTCGGCTGACGCTGATCGATGCCGATGACCTGTGCGTGTCCAACACCAACCGCCAGCTTCCGGCGCTCGAAGGCCACTACGGGCGCGCCAAGGTCGAGGCCATGGCGGAACGTTGCCGTGCGATCAACCCGGCGATGACGGTCGACGCCTTGCCGAGTTTCCTCACGCCGGCCAACCTCGACGAGCTGCTCGATCGCGGCTATGACCTGGTCATCGATGCCTGCGACAGCTTCCGCAGCAAGGTCGAGGCGATCGCATGGTGCCGGCGCCGCAAGCTGCCGCTGATCACCGTGGGCTCGGCGGGCGGGCGCGTGGACCCGACCCTGGTGCGCGTGCGCGACCTGTCCAAGACCGAGCACGACGCGATGCTGGCGCTGGTGCGGCGCAAGCTCCGCGGCGAGTTCAATTTCCCCAAGGGGCCGCGGCGCTATTTCAGCGTGCCTGCGGTGTACTCGCTGGAAAACGTGCGTTACCCGCAGCCCGATGGCAGCGTCTGCGGCCTGCGCCCGCAGGTCGGCGGTGCCGACGCGCTCAACCTCGACTGCGGTGGCGGCCTCGGCGCGGCCACGCATATCACCGGCGCATTCGCGTTCGCCGCGGCGGGCAAGGCGCTGGAGATGCTGCTTGCACGCGGCCAGGCGCGCGACGCCTAG
- a CDS encoding thiamine pyrophosphate-dependent enzyme, translated as MSQVVPQPIPARMRGLNRAEICDVNFSEFVRGWNGHVDARPAADEAILDGSALDARGFRELFESQLISRHLDLMARVLRVQDKVFYTIGSSGHEGNAMVARLTRHTDPAFLHYRSGGFMAERFRKLPGMDPVMDSALSFAASKDDPASGGRHKVWGSKALWVLPQTSTIASHLPKAFGTAVAIEQGRRIGHALPIPDDSIAICSFGDASSNHATAQTAFNAAAWTAYQKLPAPVLFVCEDNGIGISVKTPDGWVARNFAQRPDLDYFAADGLDLAAGYGDVQRAVEHCRRTRRPTFLHLRTTRIMGHAGTDFEIEWRPLEELCAVEASDPLLRSAAIALESGLMSKDEVLALYEATRARCFAAAEDADRRPRLDSLEDVMAPLAPYTPAAVQAEATRADFDARRLEVFGGEAKLPENQPPKHLAIQINQALHDLFCKYPETLLFGEDVAQKGGVYTVTKGLQKAFGARRVFNTLLDETVILGLAQGYANMGLLPLPEIQYLAYFHNACDQIRGEAASLQFFSNGQYRNPMVVRIASLGYQRGFGGHFHNDNSITALRDIPGLVVGCPSRGDDAATMLRTLAALAKVDGRVCALLEPIALYMAKDLHAPGDGGWLTSYPPPGEAMTLGEGRVYGEGHDDLVIFTFGNGVPMSLRAARTIEETHGWKVRVVDLRWLVPLNDGFIREQAASAKRILVVDEGRRSAGVGEGIITAVVEGGFGARPLQRVVGADTFTPLAGAAFLVIPSDAEIVAAADRLAVVAP; from the coding sequence ATGTCGCAGGTCGTTCCCCAGCCCATCCCCGCGCGCATGCGCGGCCTCAACCGTGCCGAGATCTGCGACGTCAACTTCAGCGAGTTCGTGCGCGGCTGGAACGGCCACGTCGACGCGCGCCCGGCCGCCGACGAGGCGATCCTCGACGGCAGCGCGCTGGATGCGCGCGGCTTCCGCGAGCTGTTCGAGTCGCAGCTGATCAGCCGCCACCTGGATCTCATGGCGCGCGTGCTGCGCGTGCAAGACAAGGTCTTCTACACGATCGGTTCCAGCGGCCACGAGGGCAATGCGATGGTCGCGCGGCTGACGCGGCACACCGATCCCGCGTTCCTGCACTACCGCTCCGGCGGCTTCATGGCCGAGCGCTTCCGCAAGCTGCCGGGCATGGACCCGGTGATGGACTCGGCGCTGTCGTTCGCCGCCAGCAAGGACGACCCGGCGAGCGGCGGCCGGCACAAGGTCTGGGGCAGCAAGGCGCTCTGGGTGCTGCCGCAGACGTCCACGATTGCTTCGCACCTGCCCAAGGCGTTCGGCACCGCGGTCGCGATCGAGCAGGGCCGGCGCATCGGCCATGCGCTGCCGATCCCGGACGACAGCATCGCCATCTGCTCGTTCGGCGATGCGTCCAGCAACCACGCCACCGCGCAGACCGCGTTCAACGCCGCGGCGTGGACGGCCTACCAGAAGCTGCCCGCGCCGGTGCTGTTCGTGTGCGAGGACAACGGCATCGGCATTTCGGTGAAGACGCCGGACGGCTGGGTGGCGCGCAACTTCGCGCAGCGCCCGGACCTGGATTACTTCGCCGCCGACGGCCTTGACCTGGCCGCCGGCTATGGCGACGTGCAGCGCGCGGTCGAACACTGCCGGCGCACGCGCCGCCCGACCTTCCTGCACCTGCGCACCACCCGGATCATGGGCCACGCCGGCACCGACTTCGAGATCGAATGGCGGCCGCTGGAGGAGCTGTGCGCGGTGGAAGCGAGCGATCCGCTGCTGCGTTCTGCGGCGATCGCGCTCGAGTCGGGGCTGATGTCGAAGGACGAGGTGCTGGCGCTGTACGAGGCCACGCGCGCCAGGTGCTTCGCCGCCGCAGAGGATGCCGACCGTCGCCCGCGCCTCGACTCGCTCGAAGACGTGATGGCGCCGCTCGCGCCGTACACGCCGGCGGCGGTGCAGGCCGAAGCCACGCGCGCCGACTTCGACGCGCGCCGGCTGGAGGTGTTCGGCGGCGAGGCCAAGCTGCCGGAAAACCAGCCGCCGAAGCACCTCGCCATCCAGATCAACCAGGCGCTGCACGACCTGTTCTGCAAGTATCCCGAGACGCTGCTGTTCGGCGAGGACGTGGCGCAGAAGGGCGGCGTGTACACCGTCACCAAGGGCCTGCAGAAGGCGTTCGGCGCGCGACGCGTGTTCAACACCCTGCTCGACGAGACGGTGATCCTCGGCCTGGCGCAGGGCTACGCCAACATGGGGCTGTTGCCGCTGCCCGAGATCCAGTACCTGGCGTATTTCCACAACGCCTGCGACCAGATCCGCGGCGAGGCGGCCAGCCTGCAGTTCTTCTCCAACGGCCAGTACCGCAACCCGATGGTGGTGCGCATCGCATCGCTGGGCTACCAGCGCGGCTTCGGCGGGCACTTCCACAACGACAACTCGATCACCGCGCTGCGCGACATCCCCGGCCTGGTGGTCGGCTGCCCGAGCCGCGGCGACGATGCCGCGACCATGCTGCGCACACTGGCCGCGCTGGCCAAGGTCGACGGCCGCGTGTGTGCGCTGCTCGAGCCGATCGCGCTGTACATGGCCAAGGACCTGCACGCGCCCGGCGACGGCGGCTGGCTGACCAGCTACCCGCCACCCGGCGAGGCGATGACGCTCGGCGAAGGCCGGGTGTACGGCGAAGGCCACGATGACCTGGTGATCTTCACCTTCGGCAACGGCGTGCCGATGAGCCTGCGCGCCGCGCGCACGATCGAGGAAACGCACGGCTGGAAGGTGCGCGTGGTCGACCTGCGCTGGCTGGTACCGCTCAACGACGGCTTCATCCGCGAGCAGGCCGCAAGCGCGAAGCGCATCCTCGTGGTCGACGAAGGCCGGCGCAGCGCCGGCGTGGGCGAGGGCATCATCACCGCCGTGGTCGAGGGCGGATTCGGCGCGCGGCCGCTGCAGCGCGTGGTCGGTGCCGACACATTCACGCCGCTCGCCGGTGCGGCGTTCCTGGTGATTCCGTCGGACGCCGAGATCGTGGCGGCTGCCGATCGACTGGCTGTGGTCGCGCCGTAA
- a CDS encoding DUF6116 family protein, giving the protein MPNPLLIPLMRWLGRLSFPKLFMAAAGLFLVTLVVPDPLPFVDEILFGLGALLLARRKRPAGGTAKDTIDGEARRG; this is encoded by the coding sequence ATGCCCAATCCCCTGCTGATCCCGCTGATGCGATGGCTGGGCCGCCTGAGCTTTCCGAAGCTGTTCATGGCCGCGGCGGGCCTGTTCCTGGTCACCCTCGTGGTCCCGGATCCGCTGCCGTTCGTCGACGAGATCCTGTTCGGCCTCGGTGCCCTGCTGCTCGCGCGCCGCAAGCGGCCCGCAGGCGGGACAGCGAAGGACACCATCGACGGTGAAGCCCGGCGCGGTTGA
- a CDS encoding glycine zipper 2TM domain-containing protein, which translates to MKNNTLAIALASLLVGGVAVAAFQGGRTDQPRADIAAAGTSLDVAADASEGRLDDGAIPSAGRLEYADVVAVKPITEREALYATVIGSEAIRETTTSSSPRQVCEDVVVQERLPERDGNIGGTVAGAVIGGLVGNQVGSGNGRKLATVAGAVGGGYAGRAVDRRHVGGQVVERVDRQCRTVQDSAQSSRVVAYNVTYRNPDGTTGTMRTDSKPGNRIPLGNQDVTVGYDVTYRYDGDERSIRMDERPGDRLPVIDGQVVTQVASVDGDTERG; encoded by the coding sequence ATGAAGAACAACACGCTAGCCATTGCCCTCGCTTCGCTGCTTGTCGGTGGCGTTGCCGTCGCCGCCTTCCAGGGTGGTCGCACCGACCAGCCGCGCGCCGACATCGCCGCCGCCGGCACCTCGCTGGACGTCGCCGCCGACGCATCGGAAGGACGCCTCGACGATGGCGCGATCCCGAGCGCGGGCCGCCTTGAATATGCCGACGTCGTCGCCGTCAAGCCGATCACCGAGCGCGAGGCGCTGTATGCGACCGTGATCGGCTCCGAGGCGATCCGCGAAACCACCACGAGTTCCAGCCCGCGCCAGGTCTGCGAAGACGTGGTCGTGCAGGAGCGCCTCCCCGAGCGCGACGGCAACATCGGCGGCACTGTCGCAGGTGCGGTCATCGGTGGCCTGGTGGGCAACCAGGTCGGCAGCGGCAACGGCCGCAAGCTGGCCACCGTGGCCGGTGCCGTCGGCGGCGGCTATGCCGGCCGCGCTGTGGACCGTCGCCACGTCGGTGGCCAGGTCGTCGAGCGCGTCGACCGCCAGTGCCGCACCGTGCAGGACAGCGCGCAGTCGTCGCGCGTGGTCGCCTACAACGTGACCTACCGCAACCCGGATGGCACCACCGGCACCATGCGCACCGACAGCAAGCCCGGCAACCGCATCCCGCTGGGCAACCAGGACGTGACCGTCGGCTACGACGTCACCTACCGCTACGACGGTGACGAGCGCAGCATCCGCATGGACGAGCGCCCCGGTGACCGCCTGCCGGTGATCGACGGCCAGGTGGTCACCCAGGTCGCCAGCGTCGACGGCGACACCGAGCGCGGCTGA
- a CDS encoding acyl-CoA dehydrogenase family protein: MALNPYDLYDVRSLLSDEERAVQDTVARFTDERVLPIIGECFDQGRFPKELIPEIAGLGLLGATLPAEYGGSELNYVSYGLICQELERGDSGIRSFASVQSSLCMHPIFAYGTEEQKKRWLPDMAAGKVIGCFGLTEAHGGSDPANMKTHAKKDGGDWIINGAKMWITNGNMADIAIVWAQTEDGIQGFIVEKDFAGFSAQEIKHKMSLRASVTSGLFFDNVRVPEANRLPNVKGLKGPLGCLTQARYGITWGPIGAAIACLDEALNYSKERILFNRPLAATQSAQLKMADWSRRITGAQLLSLQLGRLKDAGKMQPTQVSVAKWNNCRMAIDIAREARDLLGGAGITTEHCPIRHALNLESVITYEGTETVHQLVVGRELTGINAFAG; encoded by the coding sequence ATGGCCCTGAATCCCTACGACCTCTACGACGTCCGCTCCCTGCTCAGCGATGAGGAGCGCGCCGTGCAGGACACGGTGGCGCGGTTCACCGACGAACGCGTGCTGCCGATCATCGGCGAGTGCTTCGACCAGGGCCGCTTTCCGAAGGAGCTCATCCCGGAGATCGCCGGGCTCGGCCTGCTGGGCGCGACGCTGCCCGCCGAATACGGCGGCTCGGAGCTCAACTACGTCAGCTACGGGCTGATCTGCCAGGAGCTGGAGCGCGGCGACAGCGGCATCCGCAGCTTCGCCAGCGTGCAGTCGTCGCTGTGCATGCATCCGATCTTCGCGTATGGCACCGAGGAGCAGAAGAAGCGCTGGCTGCCCGACATGGCCGCCGGCAAGGTGATCGGCTGCTTCGGCCTGACCGAGGCGCACGGCGGCTCCGACCCGGCCAACATGAAGACGCATGCCAAGAAGGACGGCGGCGACTGGATCATCAACGGCGCCAAGATGTGGATCACGAACGGCAACATGGCCGACATCGCGATCGTCTGGGCGCAGACCGAAGACGGCATCCAGGGCTTCATCGTCGAGAAGGATTTCGCCGGCTTCAGTGCGCAGGAGATCAAGCACAAGATGAGCCTGCGCGCGTCGGTGACCAGCGGCCTGTTCTTCGACAACGTCCGCGTGCCGGAGGCCAACCGCCTGCCGAACGTGAAGGGCCTGAAGGGGCCGCTGGGCTGCCTGACCCAGGCGCGCTACGGCATCACCTGGGGTCCGATCGGCGCGGCGATCGCCTGCCTGGACGAGGCCTTGAACTACAGCAAGGAGCGCATCCTGTTCAACCGCCCGCTCGCGGCCACGCAGAGCGCGCAGCTGAAGATGGCCGACTGGTCGCGGCGCATCACCGGCGCGCAGCTGCTGAGCCTGCAGCTCGGTCGCCTGAAGGATGCCGGCAAGATGCAGCCCACCCAGGTGAGCGTGGCGAAGTGGAACAACTGCCGCATGGCCATCGACATCGCGCGCGAAGCGCGTGACCTGCTCGGCGGCGCCGGCATCACCACCGAGCACTGCCCGATCCGCCACGCGCTGAACCTGGAATCGGTGATCACCTACGAGGGCACCGAGACCGTGCACCAGCTGGTGGTGGGCCGCGAACTGACCGGCATCAACGCCTTCGCCGGCTGA
- a CDS encoding TatD family hydrolase has product MLVDSHCHLDAIEFDADRAAVIARARAAGVRMQVLPATHAGAWPGLREAAALDDGLYPAYGLHPTFLAHHRPGHLEQLRTWLARERPVAVGECGLDYFVEGLDPAQQAHWFDGQLQLAREFDLPVIVHARRAVDAVIAAIRRIGGLRGVVHSFSGSRQQAEVLWREGFLLGLGGPVTYERAQRLRRLAADMPIEHLLLETDAPDQPDAGLRGQRNEPARLAVVCATIAALRGVDDHVVAEATSANARRLFALD; this is encoded by the coding sequence ATGCTGGTCGACAGCCATTGCCATCTCGACGCAATCGAGTTCGACGCCGATCGTGCAGCAGTAATTGCCCGGGCGCGTGCGGCGGGTGTGCGCATGCAGGTCCTGCCCGCGACGCACGCTGGCGCCTGGCCGGGTCTCCGCGAAGCGGCCGCTCTCGACGATGGCCTGTACCCGGCCTACGGCCTGCATCCAACCTTCCTCGCCCACCACCGCCCGGGACACCTCGAGCAGCTGCGCACCTGGCTGGCGCGCGAGCGCCCGGTGGCGGTCGGCGAATGCGGGCTCGATTACTTCGTGGAAGGCCTGGACCCGGCGCAACAGGCGCACTGGTTCGACGGCCAGCTGCAACTTGCGCGCGAGTTCGACTTGCCGGTGATCGTGCACGCGCGGCGCGCGGTGGACGCGGTGATCGCCGCCATCCGCCGCATTGGCGGCCTGCGCGGCGTGGTGCACAGTTTTTCCGGCAGCCGCCAGCAGGCGGAAGTGCTGTGGCGCGAGGGCTTCCTGCTCGGCCTCGGTGGTCCGGTCACCTACGAACGCGCGCAGCGGCTACGCCGGCTGGCCGCCGACATGCCGATAGAACACCTGCTGCTGGAAACCGACGCGCCCGACCAGCCGGATGCCGGCCTCCGCGGCCAACGCAACGAACCGGCGCGCCTTGCCGTGGTGTGCGCGACGATCGCCGCGCTGCGCGGCGTGGATGACCATGTGGTGGCCGAAGCCACCAGCGCCAACGCGCGGCGGCTGTTCGCGCTGGACTAG
- a CDS encoding DUF456 domain-containing protein, whose translation MDAQVLYYVLAAILVVAGVIGTILPALPGLPLVFAGMLLAAWAGGFEQIGVVTLAVLGVLTLLSLLIDFWATALGAKRVGASGKAIVGAIIGTFVGVFFGPVGLFAGPFLGALAGELLHGRDVGQAARVGFGTWLGIVFAIVLKLALAFAMLGLFAFAWFL comes from the coding sequence ATGGATGCACAGGTTCTCTATTACGTCCTCGCCGCGATCCTGGTGGTCGCCGGCGTCATCGGCACGATCCTCCCCGCGCTTCCGGGCCTGCCGCTGGTGTTCGCCGGCATGCTGCTGGCGGCATGGGCCGGCGGATTCGAGCAGATCGGCGTGGTCACGCTCGCGGTACTGGGGGTGCTGACCCTGCTGTCGCTCCTGATCGACTTCTGGGCCACCGCGCTCGGCGCGAAACGCGTGGGTGCGAGCGGCAAGGCGATCGTTGGCGCGATCATCGGCACCTTCGTCGGTGTGTTCTTCGGCCCGGTGGGGCTGTTCGCCGGTCCCTTCCTGGGCGCGCTGGCGGGTGAGCTGCTGCACGGACGCGACGTCGGGCAAGCGGCGCGGGTCGGCTTCGGCACCTGGCTGGGCATCGTGTTCGCGATCGTGCTGAAGCTGGCGCTGGCTTTCGCGATGCTGGGCCTGTTCGCGTTCGCATGGTTCCTGTGA
- a CDS encoding glycine zipper 2TM domain-containing protein: MKIRLIGATAALAALTMVGCASTSPGYSSGSGYGNTGSSAYACQDCGVVTRIDHRARGGNTPNATGAVLGGVVGAVAAREIAGRNTDSEGRRNTATVAGAVGGAVAGNAIQNRVQGDSVYDVHVRLDNGRMTVVTQTDLGGIREGSYVRVAGGRASLR, encoded by the coding sequence ATGAAGATCCGCCTGATCGGTGCCACCGCCGCGCTTGCCGCGCTCACCATGGTCGGCTGTGCGAGCACATCGCCCGGCTATTCCAGCGGCAGCGGCTACGGCAATACCGGTTCGTCCGCCTACGCCTGCCAGGACTGCGGCGTGGTCACCCGCATCGACCATCGCGCGCGCGGTGGCAATACGCCCAATGCCACCGGTGCCGTGCTGGGTGGCGTAGTGGGCGCCGTGGCTGCGCGTGAAATTGCCGGCCGCAACACGGACAGCGAGGGCCGCCGCAACACCGCGACGGTCGCCGGCGCGGTCGGCGGCGCGGTGGCGGGCAACGCCATCCAGAACCGCGTCCAGGGGGACTCGGTCTACGACGTCCACGTGCGCCTCGACAACGGCCGCATGACCGTGGTCACCCAGACTGACCTGGGCGGGATCCGCGAAGGCTCATATGTGCGCGTTGCGGGTGGCCGCGCCTCGCTGCGCTGA
- a CDS encoding phospholipase A, with the protein MPPRLSAILSLLCALPFTAAAQSPPAGSPTACVAVESDAERLACYDLAAGRQARSPQAADEAAARARAEAAALEAAAAQARPADTSSDFYPHDDDPRREALANAGRGSLLDSRWELARDSKLGTFNMRAYKPVYLLPVFWSSNQNPSPASSSPGVEAQAMDTDEFETKFQISFKTKALESIFGDNGDLWMGYTQSSRWQVLNSDASRPFRETNYEPEVLMVFRNSYSLFGWKGRMAAIGINHQSNGRADPLSRSWNRVMFNVGLDRKDWAVTFRPWIRLSDGSDDDNPGIEDYLGRGDATLVHTRDDGQVYSLMARHSLRSGDRSHGALQFDWGFPISNQLRGHLQVFDGYGESMLDYDHRATYVGLGISVIDWF; encoded by the coding sequence ATGCCACCACGCCTGTCGGCCATCCTGTCCCTGTTGTGCGCCTTGCCGTTCACCGCAGCCGCCCAGTCGCCACCGGCCGGCAGCCCGACCGCCTGTGTCGCGGTCGAGAGCGACGCCGAGCGCCTTGCCTGCTACGACCTGGCCGCCGGCCGCCAGGCGCGTTCGCCGCAGGCCGCCGATGAAGCCGCCGCCCGCGCCCGCGCGGAGGCCGCGGCGCTCGAAGCCGCAGCCGCGCAGGCACGACCCGCCGACACCAGCAGCGACTTCTACCCGCACGACGACGATCCGCGCCGCGAGGCGCTCGCCAATGCCGGCCGCGGCTCGCTGCTCGACAGCCGCTGGGAGCTGGCGCGCGACTCGAAGCTCGGCACCTTCAACATGCGTGCGTACAAGCCGGTGTACCTGCTGCCGGTGTTCTGGAGCAGCAACCAGAACCCGTCGCCGGCCAGCTCTTCGCCCGGCGTCGAGGCGCAGGCGATGGACACCGACGAGTTCGAGACGAAGTTCCAGATCAGCTTCAAGACCAAGGCGCTGGAGAGCATCTTCGGCGACAACGGCGACCTGTGGATGGGCTACACGCAGAGCTCGCGCTGGCAGGTGCTCAACAGCGACGCCTCGCGCCCGTTCCGCGAGACCAACTACGAGCCCGAAGTCCTCATGGTGTTCCGCAACAGCTACAGCCTGTTCGGCTGGAAGGGGCGGATGGCGGCGATCGGCATCAACCACCAGTCCAACGGCCGCGCCGACCCGCTCTCGCGCAGCTGGAACCGGGTGATGTTCAACGTCGGCCTGGACCGCAAGGACTGGGCGGTGACGTTCCGCCCCTGGATCCGGCTGTCCGACGGCAGCGATGACGACAACCCGGGCATCGAGGACTACCTTGGCCGCGGCGACGCCACCCTCGTGCACACCCGCGACGATGGCCAGGTGTACTCGCTGATGGCGCGCCACTCCCTGCGCAGCGGCGACCGTTCGCACGGCGCACTGCAGTTCGACTGGGGGTTCCCGATCAGCAACCAGCTGCGCGGACACCTGCAGGTGTTCGACGGCTACGGCGAGAGCATGCTCGACTACGACCACCGCGCGACCTACGTGGGCCTCGGCATTTCGGTGATCGACTGGTTCTGA
- a CDS encoding glutathione S-transferase family protein, protein MARAWRGRRAVITVHGFSPSGNCHKVKLLLEQLGRPYRWVETDSSRGETRTPGFLAINPNGRVPVIELDDGRRMAESNAILCWLAEGTPYFAGDAWQRAQALSWMFFEQYSHEPYIAVARFIRGWTPTDSPRRAAELPRCLERGHQALAVMEQHLAAHPWFSGDGYGIADIALFAYTDVAGDGGFDLTPYPAIGGWLARVRATPGFLPIPPPTPDVAALLATH, encoded by the coding sequence ATGGCGCGCGCGTGGCGCGGGCGGCGCGCCGTGATCACCGTCCACGGCTTTTCGCCCTCGGGCAATTGCCACAAGGTGAAGCTGCTGCTGGAGCAGCTCGGTCGCCCCTATCGCTGGGTCGAAACCGACAGCAGCCGCGGCGAGACACGCACGCCGGGATTCCTCGCGATCAACCCCAACGGCCGGGTGCCGGTGATCGAGCTCGACGACGGCCGCCGCATGGCGGAGTCGAATGCGATCCTGTGCTGGCTGGCCGAAGGCACGCCGTACTTCGCCGGCGATGCCTGGCAGCGCGCCCAGGCGCTGTCATGGATGTTCTTCGAGCAGTACAGCCATGAGCCCTACATCGCCGTCGCGCGCTTCATCCGCGGCTGGACCCCGACCGATTCCCCACGCCGCGCCGCGGAACTGCCGCGCTGCCTCGAGCGCGGCCACCAGGCGCTGGCGGTGATGGAGCAGCACCTGGCCGCGCATCCCTGGTTCAGCGGTGACGGCTACGGTATCGCCGACATCGCGCTCTTCGCCTACACCGACGTTGCCGGCGACGGCGGCTTCGACCTGACGCCCTATCCGGCGATCGGCGGCTGGCTGGCGCGCGTGCGCGCAACGCCGGGCTTCCTTCCGATCCCGCCTCCCACGCCCGACGTCGCCGCCCTGCTGGCGACGCACTGA
- a CDS encoding GNAT family N-acetyltransferase has protein sequence MALPELRLETERLVLRPPQLGDFERYAELLGDEQAARHIGGHQPRAPAWRKFLQMPGAWAVQGFGMFSVVEKASGSWLGQVGPWKPEGWPGNEIGYSFHPDAWGRGYATEAAIATIDWALANLGWDEFIHCIAPENVASQQLAKRLGSTLRGPGRLPAPYEDAAVDIWGQTRAQWRARGAGGAP, from the coding sequence ATGGCCTTGCCCGAGCTCCGCCTTGAAACCGAACGCCTGGTCCTGCGCCCGCCGCAGCTGGGCGATTTCGAGCGCTATGCCGAACTGCTTGGCGACGAGCAGGCCGCGCGCCACATCGGCGGTCACCAGCCGCGTGCGCCGGCGTGGCGCAAGTTCCTGCAGATGCCCGGTGCCTGGGCCGTGCAGGGCTTCGGCATGTTTTCAGTCGTCGAGAAGGCCAGCGGCAGCTGGCTTGGCCAGGTCGGCCCGTGGAAGCCCGAGGGCTGGCCGGGCAACGAGATCGGCTACTCGTTCCACCCCGATGCGTGGGGCAGGGGCTATGCGACTGAAGCAGCGATCGCCACGATCGACTGGGCGCTGGCGAATCTCGGCTGGGACGAATTCATCCACTGCATCGCGCCCGAGAACGTCGCTTCGCAACAGCTCGCGAAGCGCCTGGGTTCCACGCTCCGCGGGCCGGGACGATTGCCGGCGCCTTACGAAGATGCAGCCGTCGACATCTGGGGGCAGACCCGCGCGCAATGGCGCGCGCGTGGCGCGGGCGGCGCGCCGTGA